The following are encoded together in the Salvia hispanica cultivar TCC Black 2014 chromosome 6, UniMelb_Shisp_WGS_1.0, whole genome shotgun sequence genome:
- the LOC125193045 gene encoding kinesin-like protein KIN-7O isoform X2 — protein sequence MERIHVSVRARPLSAEDAKASPWRISGNSIYIPNQPTTKFDFDQIFGEDCRTQDVYNARTRDIVEAAVRGFNGTVFAYGQTSSGKTHTMRGSKSEPGVIPLAIHDLFCIIQQEMDREFLLRMSYLEIYNEEINDLLAPEHRRLQIHESIERGIFVAGLREEIVASAEQILELMEFGESHRHVGETNMNTYSSRSHTIFRMIIESRQTTDDSGAELPCDAVRVSVLNLVDLAGSERAAKTGAEGVRLKEGSHINKSLMILGTVIKKLSEGTESQGGHVPYRDSKLTRILQPALGGNSNTGIICNITLAQIHADETKSSLQFASRALHVTNCAHVNEILTDAALLKRQKKEIEELRAKLQGLHSEHLEEEILNLRNTLLKCELERERMALELEEEKRAQAEQEKRLQEQAKKIENLSSMVFCANREEAGGFYKKAKRRDTWCPGNLGKEKPKKLSLVKEKTSEVKSRREDRIAGPLLPFEELVDGASTADFCLQDEECNRVASEDCALPAPQALLNVTSRKKVPPRKRSSPMESNGLAELQTEYENLFLELETHRTMSTIQIECLMAKLAEVGSADLCGNCRGCSAQITSSVSNIDGNKSLKDSDTILVIKKLQEKIAILEMENSSSLQNFNNVYGLATEQTIAAQEKYEKVTKELMLARDEATVARDKLASAESSLEESDWLSSLLTEAQEIKLEFENSRNLTESLSSVVDELLNLSSQIPNLIFDLRPSVSQSLVQLESTVRSHEKVESCLRNKILELEDEKLALHNLVSEHASRIQELSLEGQNSANMLIELHEKHEAEESELLCQIQLLQKEISSLSSSSMAKEKESLRKELEKTKTRLKDVESKLKNAVQEKTKLEGEKSCAERELKTLQGQKAMLERDMSKRESNIGRRRDSTIDRSSTVFDQKRSKGSLPDLEQFKNLEVLAFEMEAQIASLGEQLAIANEEKDIATSRAESLASDLGVLSDELQLSNSELGKLEEEVSQLRTSLEESRFQAREMETTIGSLSEEREELSMQLTEALLSMEEDKAIWLSKERAAMESIEEKEKLYMVEIASVSEKLAEVRNELEICQQNCKDLEVKRENLCTNEEQAIASDNQSNGSPELELSILRNERQSLLAQVQELETRQPVAFDDSQVLKLKHELEQQSSSLASMEHQMHNDRVGNDLLRAKLRMRLRGTQAKLDALRVRYQESMSEMDFMNQRYEEATRKLKNQLSQYGKELLYAKKELALTKGQ from the exons ATGGAGAGGATACACGTCTCAGTGAGAGCTAGGCCCCTCTCTGCCGAAGACGCCAAGGCCAGCCCTTGGCGCATTTCCGGGAATTCCATTTACATACCCAACCAGCCCACcaccaaatttgattttg ATCAAATTTTTGGAGAAGATTGCAGAACTCAAGACGTTTACAATGCTAGGACAAGAGATATCGTAGAAGCCGCAGTTCGTGGTTTCAATG GGACTGTTTTTGCATATGGGCAAACGAGTAGTGGAAAAACGCATACGATGCGTGGATCAAAGTCAGAGCCCGGAGTAATCCCCTTAGCTATCCACGATCTCTTTTGCATTATACAACAG GAAATGGATAGAGAGTTTCTTTTGCGTATGTCGTACTTGGAAATTTACAACGAGGAGATAAATGACTTGTTAGCCCCTGAACATAGAAGACTGCAGATTCATGAGAGTATTGAG CGAGGCATCTTTGTTGCTGGTTTAAGAGAAGAAATTGTGGCTTCTGCTGAGCAAATCCTTGAACTTATGGAGTTCGGAGAAT CTCATCGTCATGTTGGAGAGACAAATATGAATACCTACAGTAGTAGGTCGCACACAATATTCCGCATG ATTATTGAGAGCAGGCAGACAACTGATGACTCTGGAGCAGAACTCCCATGTGATGCAGTTCGTGTCTCTGTCTTG AATTTGGTGGATCTTGCTGGTTCAGAACGTGCTGCAAAGACTGGAGCAGAAGGTGTACGCTTAAAGGAGGGCTCCCACATCAATAAAAGCCTGATGATTTTAGGAactgtaattaaaaaattgagtgAAGGCACTGAGAGCCAAGG CGGACATGTCCCATATCGAGACAGCAAACTTACACGTATTCTGCAACCCGCATTGGGTGGAAATTCGAATACCGGTATCATATGCAATATTACACTTGCACAG ATTCATGCTGATGAGACTAAAAGTAGTCTTCAATTTGCTAGCAGAGCACTGCATGTGACAAATTGTGCCCATGTAAATGAG ATATTGACTGATGCTGCATTGCTTAAACGTCAGAAAAAAGAGATAGAGGAACTTCGAGCAAAACTGCAG GGTTTACACTCTGAACATCTTGAAGAGGAAATTCTGAACCTGCGGAATACTTTGCTAAAG tgtgaattggagagagagagaatggctTTAGAGCTGGAGGAAGAAAAGAGAGCTCAGGCTGAACAAGAGAAGAGGTTGCAAGAGCAAGccaagaaaattgaaaacttaAGTTCTATGGTATTTTGTGCTAATAGGGAAGAGGCTGGTGGTTTCTACAAGAAG GCAAAAAGGCGTGATACCTGGTGCCCTGGAAATCTTGGTAAAGAGAAACCAAAGAAG TTATCTTTGGTCAAAGAGAAAACTTCTGAAGTTAAGTCAAGAAGAGAAGATCGGATTGCAGGACCACTTCTTCCTTTTGAAGAGTTGGTCGATGGAGCAAGTACTGCTGATTTCTGTTTACAAGATGAGGAATGTAATAGGGTTGCTTCTGAAGACTGCGCTCTTCCTGCACCCCAAGCTCTGCTGAATGTTACCAGTCGAAAAAAAGTTCCACCCAGAAAAAGGAGTTCGCCTATG GAGAGCAATGGCTTGGCTGAACTGCAAAcagaatatgaaaatttgttcTTAGAACTCGAAACTCAT AGGACAATGAGTACAATCCAGATAGAATGCTTGATGGCGAAGCTTGCTGAGGTTGGTTCGGCTGATCTTTGTGGGAATTGCAGAGGCTGCTCTGCTCAGATTACCAGCTCTGTATCTAATATAGATGGTAATAAATCCTTGAAGGATTCGGATACCATTCTAGTGATAAAGAAGCTACAGGAAAAG ATCGCTATATTAGAGATGGAAAACTCCTCAAGCctgcaaaattttaataatgtatatGGCCTGGCAACCGAGCAGACTATAGCGGCACAGGAGAAATATGAAAAG GTTACAAAGGAACTTATGCTAGCACGCGACGAAGCAACTGTAGCTCGTGACAAACTTGCTTCAGCAGAGTCTAGCCTG GAAGAATCTGATTGGCTGAGTAGCCTATTAACAGAAGCACAGGAAATAAAGCTGGAATTTGAGAATTCAAGAAATCTTACAGAGTCTCTTTCTTCAGTTGTAGATGAACTTCTCAATCTTTCATCTCAGATACCAAACCTGATTTTT GATCTTAGACCATCAGTTTCCCAAAGTTTAGTTCAACTTGAATCAACAGTTCGGAGCCACGAGAAGGTGGAGTCCTGCTTGAGGAACAAAATTCTGGAGCTTGAGGATGAGAAG CTTGCCCTTCACAACCTGGTTTCAGAGCATGCTAGTAGGATACAAGAATTAAGCCTAGAGGGTCAAAATTCTGCAAACATGCTGATA gAACTTCATGAAAAACATGAAGCTGAGGAGTCGGAACTTCTTTGTCAAATTCAATTGCTTCAGAAGGAGATTTCATCTCTGTCATCAAGTTCCATGGCGAAGGAAAAGGAAAGTCTAAGaaaggaattggagaaaacaaaaactagGTTGAAAGATGTTGAGTCCAAACTGAAGAATGCTGTACAGGAGAAAACAAAGCTTGAg GGCGAGAAGTCATGTGCAGAGAGAGAACTTAAGACACTTCAAGGCCAGAAGGCAATGCTTGAACGTGACATGAGCAAACGTGAATCTAATATTGGAAGAAGGCGTGATTCAACTATTGATAGAAGCTCAACTGTTTTTGATCAGAAACGGTCCAAGGGTTCTTTGCCTGACCTCGAG CAATTCAAAAATCTGGAAGTGCTTGCTTTTGAGATGGAGGCACAAATTGCATCTTTAGGCGAACAACTGGCCATTGCAAATGAGGAAAAGGACATAGCCACCTCCAGAGCTGAAAGTTTGGCTTCTGATTTGGGGGTGTTGTCCGATGAGTTGCAGCTGTCAAATTCAGAGTTGGGAAAACTAGAGGAAGAAGTTTCACAACTT AGAACAAGTTTGgaagaatcaagatttcaAGCAAGGGAAATGGAGACTACTATCGGATCTCTGTCGGAAGAGAGGGAGGAGTTGTCAATG CAACTCACTGAAGCACTCTTGTCCATGGAGGAGGATAAAGCCATATGGCTGTCCAAAGAGAGAGCTGCCATGGAATCCAttgaagaaaaggaaaaactaTACATGGTAGAAATAGCTTCAGTTTCTGAGAAATTGGCTGAG GTAAGGAATGAACTGGAGATATGTCAACAAAACTGCAAGGATCTCGAGGTGAAACGGGAGAACCTCTGCACAAATGAAGAACAAGCTATTGCTTCTGATAATCAGAGCAATGGATCTCCAGAG TTGGAATTGAGTATTCTCAGAAATGAAAGGCAATCTTTGCTGGCCCAAGTCCAAGAATTGGAAACAAGGCAACCTGTTGCTTTTGATGATTCTCAG GTATTAAAGTTAAAACATGAGTTAGAGCAGCAGAGCAGTAGTCTTGCTAGTATGGAACACCAGATGCACAAT GATAGAGTGGGCAACGACTTGTTGAGGGCTAAACTGAGGATGAGACTCCGAGGAACTCAGGCGAAACTGGATGCTCTTCGTGTAAGATACCAGGAGTCAATGAGTGAGATGGACTTCATGAACCAGAGATATGAAGAGGCTACAAGAAAGCTGAAGAATCAACTATCTCAATATGGTAAAGAACTCTTGTATGCCAAGAAAGAGCTTGCACTCACCAAGGGTCAGTAA
- the LOC125193045 gene encoding kinesin-like protein KIN-7O isoform X1, which produces MERIHVSVRARPLSAEDAKASPWRISGNSIYIPNQPTTKFDFDQIFGEDCRTQDVYNARTRDIVEAAVRGFNGTVFAYGQTSSGKTHTMRGSKSEPGVIPLAIHDLFCIIQQEMDREFLLRMSYLEIYNEEINDLLAPEHRRLQIHESIERGIFVAGLREEIVASAEQILELMEFGESHRHVGETNMNTYSSRSHTIFRMIIESRQTTDDSGAELPCDAVRVSVLNLVDLAGSERAAKTGAEGVRLKEGSHINKSLMILGTVIKKLSEGTESQGGHVPYRDSKLTRILQPALGGNSNTGIICNITLAQIHADETKSSLQFASRALHVTNCAHVNEILTDAALLKRQKKEIEELRAKLQGLHSEHLEEEILNLRNTLLKCELERERMALELEEEKRAQAEQEKRLQEQAKKIENLSSMVFCANREEAGGFYKKAKRRDTWCPGNLGKEKPKKLSLVKEKTSEVKSRREDRIAGPLLPFEELVDGASTADFCLQDEECNRVASEDCALPAPQALLNVTSRKKVPPRKRSSPMESNGLAELQTEYENLFLELETHRTMSTIQIECLMAKLAEVGSADLCGNCRGCSAQITSSVSNIDGNKSLKDSDTILVIKKLQEKIAILEMENSSSLQNFNNVYGLATEQTIAAQEKYEKVTKELMLARDEATVARDKLASAESSLEESDWLSSLLTEAQEIKLEFENSRNLTESLSSVVDELLNLSSQIPNLIFDLRPSVSQSLVQLESTVRSHEKVESCLRNKILELEDEKLALHNLVSEHASRIQELSLEGQNSANMLIELHEKHEAEESELLCQIQLLQKEISSLSSSSMAKEKESLRKELEKTKTRLKDVESKLKNAVQEKTKLEGEKSCAERELKTLQGQKAMLERDMSKRESNIGRRRDSTIDRSSTVFDQKRSKGSLPDLEQFKNLEVLAFEMEAQIASLGEQLAIANEEKDIATSRAESLASDLGVLSDELQLSNSELGKLEEEVSQLRTSLEESRFQAREMETTIGSLSEEREELSMQLTEALLSMEEDKAIWLSKERAAMESIEEKEKLYMVEIASVSEKLAEVRNELEICQQNCKDLEVKRENLCTNEEQAIASDNQSNGSPEKSQKLHEKVEILQLELSILRNERQSLLAQVQELETRQPVAFDDSQVLKLKHELEQQSSSLASMEHQMHNDRVGNDLLRAKLRMRLRGTQAKLDALRVRYQESMSEMDFMNQRYEEATRKLKNQLSQYGKELLYAKKELALTKGQ; this is translated from the exons ATGGAGAGGATACACGTCTCAGTGAGAGCTAGGCCCCTCTCTGCCGAAGACGCCAAGGCCAGCCCTTGGCGCATTTCCGGGAATTCCATTTACATACCCAACCAGCCCACcaccaaatttgattttg ATCAAATTTTTGGAGAAGATTGCAGAACTCAAGACGTTTACAATGCTAGGACAAGAGATATCGTAGAAGCCGCAGTTCGTGGTTTCAATG GGACTGTTTTTGCATATGGGCAAACGAGTAGTGGAAAAACGCATACGATGCGTGGATCAAAGTCAGAGCCCGGAGTAATCCCCTTAGCTATCCACGATCTCTTTTGCATTATACAACAG GAAATGGATAGAGAGTTTCTTTTGCGTATGTCGTACTTGGAAATTTACAACGAGGAGATAAATGACTTGTTAGCCCCTGAACATAGAAGACTGCAGATTCATGAGAGTATTGAG CGAGGCATCTTTGTTGCTGGTTTAAGAGAAGAAATTGTGGCTTCTGCTGAGCAAATCCTTGAACTTATGGAGTTCGGAGAAT CTCATCGTCATGTTGGAGAGACAAATATGAATACCTACAGTAGTAGGTCGCACACAATATTCCGCATG ATTATTGAGAGCAGGCAGACAACTGATGACTCTGGAGCAGAACTCCCATGTGATGCAGTTCGTGTCTCTGTCTTG AATTTGGTGGATCTTGCTGGTTCAGAACGTGCTGCAAAGACTGGAGCAGAAGGTGTACGCTTAAAGGAGGGCTCCCACATCAATAAAAGCCTGATGATTTTAGGAactgtaattaaaaaattgagtgAAGGCACTGAGAGCCAAGG CGGACATGTCCCATATCGAGACAGCAAACTTACACGTATTCTGCAACCCGCATTGGGTGGAAATTCGAATACCGGTATCATATGCAATATTACACTTGCACAG ATTCATGCTGATGAGACTAAAAGTAGTCTTCAATTTGCTAGCAGAGCACTGCATGTGACAAATTGTGCCCATGTAAATGAG ATATTGACTGATGCTGCATTGCTTAAACGTCAGAAAAAAGAGATAGAGGAACTTCGAGCAAAACTGCAG GGTTTACACTCTGAACATCTTGAAGAGGAAATTCTGAACCTGCGGAATACTTTGCTAAAG tgtgaattggagagagagagaatggctTTAGAGCTGGAGGAAGAAAAGAGAGCTCAGGCTGAACAAGAGAAGAGGTTGCAAGAGCAAGccaagaaaattgaaaacttaAGTTCTATGGTATTTTGTGCTAATAGGGAAGAGGCTGGTGGTTTCTACAAGAAG GCAAAAAGGCGTGATACCTGGTGCCCTGGAAATCTTGGTAAAGAGAAACCAAAGAAG TTATCTTTGGTCAAAGAGAAAACTTCTGAAGTTAAGTCAAGAAGAGAAGATCGGATTGCAGGACCACTTCTTCCTTTTGAAGAGTTGGTCGATGGAGCAAGTACTGCTGATTTCTGTTTACAAGATGAGGAATGTAATAGGGTTGCTTCTGAAGACTGCGCTCTTCCTGCACCCCAAGCTCTGCTGAATGTTACCAGTCGAAAAAAAGTTCCACCCAGAAAAAGGAGTTCGCCTATG GAGAGCAATGGCTTGGCTGAACTGCAAAcagaatatgaaaatttgttcTTAGAACTCGAAACTCAT AGGACAATGAGTACAATCCAGATAGAATGCTTGATGGCGAAGCTTGCTGAGGTTGGTTCGGCTGATCTTTGTGGGAATTGCAGAGGCTGCTCTGCTCAGATTACCAGCTCTGTATCTAATATAGATGGTAATAAATCCTTGAAGGATTCGGATACCATTCTAGTGATAAAGAAGCTACAGGAAAAG ATCGCTATATTAGAGATGGAAAACTCCTCAAGCctgcaaaattttaataatgtatatGGCCTGGCAACCGAGCAGACTATAGCGGCACAGGAGAAATATGAAAAG GTTACAAAGGAACTTATGCTAGCACGCGACGAAGCAACTGTAGCTCGTGACAAACTTGCTTCAGCAGAGTCTAGCCTG GAAGAATCTGATTGGCTGAGTAGCCTATTAACAGAAGCACAGGAAATAAAGCTGGAATTTGAGAATTCAAGAAATCTTACAGAGTCTCTTTCTTCAGTTGTAGATGAACTTCTCAATCTTTCATCTCAGATACCAAACCTGATTTTT GATCTTAGACCATCAGTTTCCCAAAGTTTAGTTCAACTTGAATCAACAGTTCGGAGCCACGAGAAGGTGGAGTCCTGCTTGAGGAACAAAATTCTGGAGCTTGAGGATGAGAAG CTTGCCCTTCACAACCTGGTTTCAGAGCATGCTAGTAGGATACAAGAATTAAGCCTAGAGGGTCAAAATTCTGCAAACATGCTGATA gAACTTCATGAAAAACATGAAGCTGAGGAGTCGGAACTTCTTTGTCAAATTCAATTGCTTCAGAAGGAGATTTCATCTCTGTCATCAAGTTCCATGGCGAAGGAAAAGGAAAGTCTAAGaaaggaattggagaaaacaaaaactagGTTGAAAGATGTTGAGTCCAAACTGAAGAATGCTGTACAGGAGAAAACAAAGCTTGAg GGCGAGAAGTCATGTGCAGAGAGAGAACTTAAGACACTTCAAGGCCAGAAGGCAATGCTTGAACGTGACATGAGCAAACGTGAATCTAATATTGGAAGAAGGCGTGATTCAACTATTGATAGAAGCTCAACTGTTTTTGATCAGAAACGGTCCAAGGGTTCTTTGCCTGACCTCGAG CAATTCAAAAATCTGGAAGTGCTTGCTTTTGAGATGGAGGCACAAATTGCATCTTTAGGCGAACAACTGGCCATTGCAAATGAGGAAAAGGACATAGCCACCTCCAGAGCTGAAAGTTTGGCTTCTGATTTGGGGGTGTTGTCCGATGAGTTGCAGCTGTCAAATTCAGAGTTGGGAAAACTAGAGGAAGAAGTTTCACAACTT AGAACAAGTTTGgaagaatcaagatttcaAGCAAGGGAAATGGAGACTACTATCGGATCTCTGTCGGAAGAGAGGGAGGAGTTGTCAATG CAACTCACTGAAGCACTCTTGTCCATGGAGGAGGATAAAGCCATATGGCTGTCCAAAGAGAGAGCTGCCATGGAATCCAttgaagaaaaggaaaaactaTACATGGTAGAAATAGCTTCAGTTTCTGAGAAATTGGCTGAG GTAAGGAATGAACTGGAGATATGTCAACAAAACTGCAAGGATCTCGAGGTGAAACGGGAGAACCTCTGCACAAATGAAGAACAAGCTATTGCTTCTGATAATCAGAGCAATGGATCTCCAGAG AAAAGCCAAAAGTTACATGAAAAGGTGGAAATTTTACAGTTGGAATTGAGTATTCTCAGAAATGAAAGGCAATCTTTGCTGGCCCAAGTCCAAGAATTGGAAACAAGGCAACCTGTTGCTTTTGATGATTCTCAG GTATTAAAGTTAAAACATGAGTTAGAGCAGCAGAGCAGTAGTCTTGCTAGTATGGAACACCAGATGCACAAT GATAGAGTGGGCAACGACTTGTTGAGGGCTAAACTGAGGATGAGACTCCGAGGAACTCAGGCGAAACTGGATGCTCTTCGTGTAAGATACCAGGAGTCAATGAGTGAGATGGACTTCATGAACCAGAGATATGAAGAGGCTACAAGAAAGCTGAAGAATCAACTATCTCAATATGGTAAAGAACTCTTGTATGCCAAGAAAGAGCTTGCACTCACCAAGGGTCAGTAA
- the LOC125193284 gene encoding transcription factor ORG2-like: MLAISPQYFPYGWAMNDEENLSYFCRERSETSGGNSNDLQSPSLKNGDGDGDGDKKVKKLNHNASERDRRKKMNTLYANLRSLLPHQDHSKKLSIPSTISRVLKYIPELQREVERLSERKERFISSSSLEFKKRSPNYNSAAAASATRITDAEVVIQTSMPKSDKCSLSEAILRLEEQGCVVVNASCFESFQGRLFYNLHFQAQNGQVIDAQELKEKVWPLM, encoded by the exons ATGTTGGCAATTTCTCCTCAATATTTTCCATATGGATGGGCTATGAATGATGAAGAAAACTTGAGCTATTTTTGCAGAGAGAGAAGTGAGACCTCAGGAGGTAATTCCAATGATCTCCAATCTCCCTCACTCAAaaatggagatggagatggagatggagataaGAAGGTGAAGAAACTCAACCACAATGCAAGCGAGCGTGATCGCCGCAAGAAGATGAACACTTTGTATGCCAACCTTCGCTCTCTCCTCCCTCATCAAGATCACTCT AAAAAGTTGAGTATTCCGTCCACGATTTCGAGGGTGCTGAAATACATACCTGAGCTGCAGAGAGAGGTGGAGAGATTGAGCGAGAGGAAGGAGAGATTCATCTCAAGCTCATCTCTTGAATTCAAGAAACGAAGCCCTAATTATAATTCAGCAGCGGCAGCTTCGGCAACTCGAATCACCGACGCTGAAGTCGTTATTCAGACATCGATGCCCAAATCAGACAAGTGCTCGCTGTCTGAAGCAATCTTGAGATTGGAGGAACAAGGTTGTGTGGTGGTCAATGCTTCTTGTTTTGAGTCATTTCAAGGCAGGCTTTTCTACAATCTTCATTTTCAG GCACAAAATGGTCAAGTGATAGACGCTCAAGAGTTGAAGGAGAAAGTGTGGCCTTTGATGTAG